One part of the Mesorhizobium sp. M4B.F.Ca.ET.058.02.1.1 genome encodes these proteins:
- a CDS encoding PAS domain-containing sensor histidine kinase, translating to MPGENPPRAGQAVSGGHSDSVTSGSAVRGGHLLWRGGARAATLLAGSALCSPLLGLAAHAETVAQSAGLSVSTVEVMQLAMFAGVMGAALVSAIFLIRERARTSAQNAELRTRIADVNAALQRSEALLNLRDQRVVVWASENKKPELIGTLPLESGAPEDRAAFLAFGRWLMPRSAAALEHAVAALREKARAFDLVIETQAGVPLEVQGRKSAAHVLVRFVSLSETLRSQARLKIENQRLSADYETMLGLLDALKMPTWLRSADGRLKWVNRAYAEAVEAQNAEAAVREAKEFLGGQAREQIAEQHKARPVFEQTLSTVIEGDRRMFSVTDFAGTDGSAGLACDTSATETIRGEYERTVRSHADTLDQLNTAVAIFDANEKLRFFNQAFQKLWNLDSGFLHSAPDNALLLDRLRSEGKIAEQPEWRRWKEGLLGAYRAVESQEHWWHLPDGKTIRVVANPQPKGGVTWVFENLTEKMDLESRYQTAVRVQGETLDNLAEGVAVFGPDGRLRLSNPAFVALWGLNQDVVKPNVHVSAIRDLCDRRAKDSPWGGFVAAITGFDDERRDRHGQSELVDGTVLSHAVIHLPNGQVMMTFVDVTDSVNVERALKDKNEALERSDQLKNEFVQHVSYELRSPLTNIIGFTELLSLPSTGPLTPKQREYVEHVGSSSSVLLTIVNDILDLATVDAGIMQLDISEVSVDRTIAAAAELVADRLEEHSITLKVEAAAAPRSFHGDETRIRQILYNLLSNAANYAPEASTVTLACRQLADGVEFSVHDDGPGMPPDVLDSVFRRFEPRTNGGRRRGAGLGLSIVKSFVELHGGSVRIETGKDKGTTVICTFPAAPSGIRAAAE from the coding sequence ATGCCGGGGGAAAACCCGCCTCGCGCGGGACAGGCCGTTTCCGGCGGCCATAGCGATTCGGTGACATCGGGCTCCGCCGTCAGGGGCGGGCATCTGTTGTGGCGTGGCGGTGCCCGCGCGGCGACGCTTCTCGCCGGCTCGGCGCTTTGCAGCCCGTTGCTTGGCCTTGCGGCTCATGCCGAAACCGTCGCGCAATCGGCCGGGCTGTCGGTCAGCACGGTCGAGGTGATGCAGCTCGCCATGTTCGCCGGGGTCATGGGGGCCGCCCTTGTCTCGGCCATCTTCCTGATCCGCGAAAGAGCCCGCACTTCGGCGCAGAACGCCGAACTCAGGACCCGAATCGCCGACGTCAACGCGGCGCTGCAGCGTTCCGAGGCGCTGCTCAATCTGCGCGACCAGCGCGTCGTGGTATGGGCTTCCGAGAACAAGAAGCCGGAGCTCATCGGAACATTGCCGCTGGAGAGCGGCGCACCCGAGGACCGGGCCGCTTTCCTTGCATTCGGCCGCTGGCTGATGCCGCGTTCGGCCGCGGCACTCGAACATGCCGTGGCGGCCCTGCGCGAAAAGGCAAGGGCCTTCGATCTGGTCATCGAGACACAGGCCGGAGTGCCGCTCGAGGTGCAAGGGCGCAAGAGCGCGGCGCATGTGCTGGTGCGCTTCGTGTCGCTGTCGGAAACGCTGCGCAGCCAGGCGCGGCTGAAGATCGAGAACCAGCGGCTCAGCGCCGACTACGAGACAATGCTCGGCCTGCTCGACGCCCTGAAGATGCCGACATGGCTGCGCTCCGCCGACGGCCGGCTGAAATGGGTCAACCGCGCCTATGCCGAGGCGGTCGAGGCGCAAAATGCAGAAGCGGCGGTGCGCGAGGCCAAGGAATTCCTGGGCGGACAGGCGCGCGAGCAGATCGCCGAGCAGCACAAGGCGCGCCCGGTGTTCGAACAGACGCTGTCCACGGTGATCGAAGGCGATCGCCGGATGTTCTCAGTGACGGATTTCGCCGGCACGGACGGCTCGGCTGGACTTGCCTGCGACACCAGCGCCACCGAAACCATCCGCGGCGAATATGAGCGCACGGTGCGCAGCCACGCCGACACGCTCGATCAGCTCAACACCGCCGTTGCCATCTTCGACGCCAATGAGAAGCTGCGCTTCTTCAACCAGGCATTCCAGAAACTGTGGAACCTCGACAGCGGCTTCCTGCACAGCGCCCCGGACAATGCCTTGCTGCTCGACCGGCTGCGCAGCGAGGGCAAGATCGCCGAACAGCCGGAGTGGCGGCGCTGGAAGGAAGGCCTGCTCGGCGCCTATCGCGCAGTCGAATCGCAGGAGCACTGGTGGCACCTGCCCGACGGCAAGACCATCCGCGTGGTGGCCAACCCGCAGCCCAAGGGCGGCGTCACCTGGGTGTTCGAGAACCTGACCGAGAAGATGGACCTCGAAAGCCGCTACCAGACGGCGGTGCGCGTGCAGGGCGAGACGCTGGACAATCTTGCCGAGGGTGTCGCGGTGTTCGGTCCGGACGGACGGCTTCGGCTGTCGAACCCGGCTTTCGTCGCGCTGTGGGGTCTAAACCAGGACGTGGTCAAGCCCAATGTGCATGTCTCGGCGATCCGCGACCTCTGTGACCGGCGTGCCAAGGACAGCCCTTGGGGCGGCTTCGTCGCCGCCATCACCGGATTCGACGACGAACGCCGCGACCGCCACGGCCAGAGCGAGCTCGTCGACGGCACGGTGCTCAGCCACGCGGTGATCCATTTGCCCAACGGGCAAGTGATGATGACCTTCGTCGACGTCACCGACAGCGTCAATGTCGAGCGGGCGCTGAAGGACAAGAACGAGGCGCTGGAGCGGTCCGACCAGCTGAAGAACGAGTTCGTGCAGCACGTTTCCTACGAGCTGCGCTCGCCGCTGACCAACATCATCGGCTTCACCGAGCTGCTGTCGCTGCCGTCGACCGGGCCGTTGACGCCGAAGCAGCGCGAATATGTCGAGCATGTCGGCTCGTCCTCCTCGGTGCTGCTCACCATCGTCAACGACATACTGGATCTCGCCACCGTCGATGCCGGCATCATGCAGCTCGACATCTCCGAGGTCAGCGTCGACCGGACCATCGCGGCGGCCGCCGAGCTTGTGGCCGACCGGCTGGAGGAGCATTCGATCACGCTCAAGGTCGAAGCCGCGGCGGCGCCGAGGAGCTTCCATGGCGACGAGACCCGCATCCGCCAGATTCTCTACAATCTGTTGAGCAACGCCGCGAACTACGCGCCGGAAGCAAGCACCGTCACCCTCGCCTGCCGCCAACTCGCCGACGGCGTGGAATTCTCCGTCCATGACGACGGGCCCGGCATGCCGCCGGACGTGCTGGATTCGGTGTTCCGCCGCTTCGAGCCGCGGACCAATGGCGGGCGCCGGCGTGGTGCCGGGCTCGGCCTGTCGATCGTCAAAAGCTTCGTCGAGCTGCATGGCGGCAGCGTCCGCATCGAGACCGGCAAGGACAAGGGCACCACCGTCATCTGCACCTTCCCGGCCGCGCCCTCGGGCATTCGCGCCGCGGCCGAGTAG